The following are from one region of the Streptomyces decoyicus genome:
- a CDS encoding MFS transporter, which translates to MGARRSLGRQFGWLWAAYTVSTFGTRLAFDAFPLIAILVLHAGPTEVSVLAAAGLAVGAAVAVPLGPWVEFRRKRPVMVAMDLIRCAALLSVPAAFALGGLSFVQLLAVSVIVVAADITFTAAGGACLKALVKPPDLLVANGRFEATNWTATVLGPPLGGAAIGLFGPVVTVVADAVSYLLSAMGIRAIGGREPRSARTDTRPRPRAGDLLDGWRYILSHPTLRPLFYNTILVNSLIMASQPLLAVLMVGHLGFAPWQYALVFAVPCLGGLLGSRLARRLVARFGQHQVMLTVGALRACWLLGLAFIRPGTAGLVLVMTVELGLITCMGVFNPVFSTYRLDLTESDRVTRTLSAWSVTSKAITAAMTGLWGLLAGITGPRTAIAIAGLLLLATPLLLPRRDHAPQHGRELAPGRT; encoded by the coding sequence ATGGGGGCCAGACGGTCGCTGGGGCGGCAGTTCGGGTGGCTGTGGGCGGCGTACACGGTCAGCACGTTCGGAACGCGGCTCGCGTTCGACGCGTTCCCCTTGATCGCGATCCTCGTCCTGCACGCCGGGCCGACCGAGGTGTCGGTGCTGGCGGCCGCGGGGCTGGCGGTGGGGGCGGCAGTGGCGGTGCCGCTCGGCCCGTGGGTGGAGTTCCGCCGCAAGCGACCCGTGATGGTCGCGATGGACCTGATCCGGTGCGCGGCGCTGTTGAGCGTCCCGGCCGCGTTCGCGCTCGGCGGGCTCAGCTTCGTCCAGCTCCTGGCCGTTTCGGTCATCGTCGTCGCGGCGGACATCACCTTCACCGCGGCCGGCGGCGCATGCCTGAAGGCACTCGTCAAGCCGCCGGACCTGCTCGTCGCGAACGGGCGGTTCGAGGCCACGAACTGGACCGCCACCGTGCTCGGACCGCCACTCGGCGGGGCCGCGATCGGGCTGTTCGGTCCGGTGGTGACCGTGGTGGCCGATGCGGTCAGCTACCTGCTCTCGGCAATGGGGATCCGGGCGATCGGCGGCAGGGAGCCGCGCTCTGCCCGCACCGACACACGGCCCCGCCCGCGGGCCGGCGACCTCCTCGACGGGTGGCGGTACATCCTGAGCCACCCGACGCTGCGCCCGCTGTTCTACAACACGATCCTGGTCAACAGCCTGATCATGGCGTCCCAGCCGCTGCTCGCCGTCCTCATGGTCGGGCACCTCGGGTTCGCCCCCTGGCAGTACGCCCTCGTCTTCGCAGTGCCCTGCCTCGGTGGCTTGCTCGGCTCACGGCTGGCCCGCCGACTGGTCGCGCGCTTCGGGCAGCACCAGGTCATGCTCACCGTCGGGGCGCTGCGCGCGTGCTGGCTGCTCGGGTTGGCCTTCATCCGCCCCGGCACTGCCGGGCTCGTGCTCGTGATGACCGTCGAGCTTGGACTGATCACGTGCATGGGCGTGTTCAACCCGGTGTTCAGCACCTACCGACTCGACCTGACAGAGTCGGACCGCGTCACCCGCACTCTGTCCGCCTGGTCGGTCACCAGCAAAGCCATCACCGCGGCCATGACCGGACTATGGGGCCTGCTGGCCGGCATCACCGGCCCCCGCACCGCGATCGCGATCGCCGGTCTTCTCCTCCTGGCAACCCCGCTCCTGCTTCCCCGACGCGACCACGCGCCGCAACACGGGCGAGAACTGGCCCCGGGCCGCACATGA
- a CDS encoding DUF1918 domain-containing protein produces MHASKGDRLVMHGRVVGKHDRVVEIVEVLGPNGTPPFRVRAENGHETIMSPGPDCMVDHRSASGPA; encoded by the coding sequence ATGCACGCCTCCAAAGGGGACCGCCTCGTGATGCATGGTCGGGTCGTGGGCAAGCACGATCGAGTCGTTGAGATCGTCGAGGTGCTCGGCCCGAACGGGACGCCGCCCTTCCGGGTGAGGGCGGAAAATGGCCACGAGACCATCATGAGCCCGGGACCGGACTGCATGGTTGACCATCGCAGCGCATCCGGGCCTGCCTGA